In one window of Tubulanus polymorphus chromosome 3, tnTubPoly1.2, whole genome shotgun sequence DNA:
- the LOC141901591 gene encoding GATOR2 complex protein WDR59-like isoform X4, with protein MAVRWSSENVVAEYKDLQANCMAVDCVGHYGLLGGRRLLALVDLHKPSDAVKKFARNSKWEISAMRWNPHQSHGNLFVTASNQRADIFAWAEGQAGTKAGLKSHTRVISDLDWSPFDPNILATCSMDTFTFLWDIRDARRPHVSLQAVAGVSQVKWNKVNTNLLATTHDGDIRIWDPRKGTSPVQYIAAHLSKIHGLDWSPGNEFTLATSSQDCTVKFWDVTSPRKATSMLSSSAPVWRARFTPFGQGMVTVVVPQLRRGENSLLLWNKNDLLQPVHTFVGHTDVVLEFEWRKQVGVDGGDYQLVTWSKDQSLRIWRIDPHLQKLCGPDSNDELLLDNVDDMEEIDGTNIQSVIGIADGERLSPDDLSPLQSTPPSKQIPSMTEQISPHQPKTLHQEFSLVNINIPNVTVDEMDAFKRTCTVSVVSSKHLVKLIMSFPVTYPNNAAPTFQIAQPTTIDQNNQTKLLKVLKDTSLQHVKRNRSCLEPCLRQLVSCLGNITLEERVTPDSDTPYNLQQPVIQQPTFLPLYSYGSFQDSSIPFPRTSGARFCGAGHLVTFTRSSDLKKSTTEITPKSLSALSAYTQSHYNVRTPQQSQPFNLIFNMPRSPPNNDGVSISNFYNYKGKQRLRPKKSLNKESSEHSSRSKKSSSSKMCRVMIYDASVLLPIHKYLAENYVLNPSNVQETCTKNASVAASIGRKDLAQMWSLAALSASPMLSSSPNPDAGPPWAYMPFGRNLIKSWLDHYSIMHDVQTLAMICCVFGAKDGKPKQISTTSSPDRSQFTDSGSDYSTIHKLAYRFPAQVISGDPFAGIKLKRSNSWSDSFEDYKFSEVRDPADIEREKHEENMKFLDSSVICQYDQFKIAYARILYLWGLHNKVAEVLKYVSTPPPGHKGIEFVTLCQICHKESRGVQCGHCKNYAFQCSICHIAIKGASNFCLACGHGGHAEHMKDWFIKHTICPTGCGCNCLKDNPMVGI; from the exons GGCAGTAGACTGTGTTGGCCACTATGGACTTCTTGGAGG GAGAAGATTGTTGGCGTTGGTTGACCTTCACAAGCCATCCGATGCAGTCAAGAAATTTGCACGGAACAGCAAATGGGAGATCAGTGCTATGCGCTGGAATCCACATCAGTCGCATGGAAATCTTTTTGTAACCGCT TCCAATCAAAGAGCAGATATATTTGCCTGGGCTGAAGGCCAGGCTGGTACAAAAGCTGGTTTAAAATCTCACACTAGAGTTATAAG TGATTTGGATTGGTCACCGTTTGATCCAAATATTCTTGCCACATGTTCAATGGACACATTCACCTTTCTGTGGGATATCAG GGATGCTCGACGACCTCATGTATCATTACAAGCTGTAG CTGGAGTCTCGCAGGTTAAATGGAATAAAGTGAATACCAATCTGCTGGCTACAACACATGATGGTGACATCAGAATATGGGATCCTAGG AAAGGTACTTCTCCAGTGCAATATATCGCAGCCCACTTGTCAAAAATACATGGCTTAGATTGGTCACCGGGGAATGAATTTACGTTAGCAACTTCTAGTCAAGATTGTACAGTCAAG TTTTGGGATGTTACAAGTCCTCGTAAGGCAACTAGTATGCTATCATCAAGCGCACCTGTATGGAGGGCTAGATTCACA CCATTCGGTCAGGGTATGGTGACTGTTGTCGTGCCACAACTTCGTCGCGGTGAAAACAGTTTACTGCTTTGGAACAAAAATGACCTACTTCAACCTGTTCATACATTTGTTGGCCATACAGACGTGGTTTTAGAATTCGAGTGGAGGAAACAAGTTGGAG TTGATGGTGGTGATTATCAGCTTGTAACGTGGTCGAAAGATCAAAGTCTACGTATTTGGAGGATTGATCCACATCTGCAGAAA TTATGCGGTCCAGATTCAAACGATGAACTACTGTTGGATAATGTGGACGATATGGAAGAAATTGATGGAACAAACATTCAGTCAGTCATAGGAATAGCCGATGGCGAGAGATTGAGTCCAGATGATCTCAGTCCGTTACAATCAACTCCTCCATCAAAACAGATTCCGTCGATGACTGAGCAAATTTCACCGCATCAACCAAAAACTTTACACCAAGAATTCTCCCTTGTTAACATAAACATTCCAAATGTCACTGTTGATGAG ATGGATGCGTTTAAAAGGACATGTACTGTGTCAGTGGTTAGCAGTAAACATTTGGTGAAACTAATCATGTCGTTTCCCGTGACATATCCGAACAACGCTGCACCGACATTCCAGATTGCGCAGCCTACAACTATcgaccaaaataatcaaacaaAACTGCTTAAGGTGCTTAAAGATACATCGCTTCAACACGTGAAGAGAAATCGATCGTGTTTGGAACCGTGTCTACGTCAGCTTGTCTCTTGTCTCGGGAATATTACG TTGGAAGAACGTGTAACGCCCGACTCGGATACACCGTATAACTTACAACAACCTGTTATTCAACAACCCACATTTCTACCTCTGTATTCTTACGGAAGTTTTCAAGATTCTTCAATTCCATTTCCTCGAACGTCTGGCGCTCGTTTTTGTGGGGCTG GTCATCTCGTAACGTTTACTAGAAGCTCTGATCTGAAGAAAAGTACAACAGAAATAACACCTAA ATCATTGTCTGCTCTATCGGCTTACACACAAAGCCATTACAATGTGCGGACACCTCAACAGTCTCAACCATTCAATCTTATCTTCAATATGCCTCGCAGTCCTCCGAATAATGACGGCGTATCAATCAGTAATTTCTACAATTACAAAGGG aaacaAAGACTTCGTCCAAAAAAATCACTGAACAAGGAGTCGAGTGAACACAGTTCACGTTCAAAGAAATCCTCTTCGTCTAAAATGTGTCGAGTGATGATTTACGACGCTAGTGTTTTATTGCCGATTCATAAATACCTAGCTGAAAATTATGT GCTGAATCCGAGTAACGTACAAGAAACTTGTACTAAGAATGCCAGCGTAGCTGCATCTATTGGACGTAAGGACTTAGCTCAAATGTGGTCGTTGGCAGCTTTATCAGCTAGTCCAATGTTATCGTCAAGTCCCAATCCTGATGCAGGTCCGCCATGGGCTTATATGCCATTTGGAAGGAACCTTATCAAATCATG gTTAGATCATTACAGTATAATGCATGATGTGCAGACATTAGCTATGATCTGTTGTGTATTCGGAGCAAAGGACGGCAAACCGAAACAAATAAGCACTACTTCATCTCCTGATAGATCACAGTTTACGGACAGTGGAAGTGATTATAGCACG ATACATAAGTTGGCGTACCGTTTTCCTGCTCAAGTTATCAGTGGAGACCCATTTG CTGGAATCAAGTTGAAACGTTCAAATAGCTGGTCAGATTCATTCGAAGATTACAAGTTTTCCGAAGTTAGAGATCCTGCTGATATTGAACGAGAAAAACATGAAGAGAACATGAA ATTTCTAGACTCTTCGGTGATTTGTCAGTATGACCAGTTCAAGATTGCCTATGCACGCATTCTCTATCTGTGGGGCCTACATAACAAAGTCGCTGAAGTTTTGAAATATGTGTCTACACCCCCTCCTGGACATAAGGGGATTG AGTTTGTGACTTTGTGTCAGATTTGCCACAAAGAATCCCGAGGAGTTCAGTGTGGACATTGTAAGAATTATGCTTTTCAATGTTCCATTTGTCATATTGCAATCAAAG GCGCTTCAAATTTTTGCTTGGCGTGCGGACATGGTGGGCATGCGGAACACATGAAAGACTGGTTTATAAAACATACAATATGTCCAACTGGTTGTGGCTGTAATTGTCTCAAAGATAATCCGATGGTTGGAATTTGA
- the LOC141901591 gene encoding GATOR2 complex protein WDR59-like isoform X8 — protein sequence MAVRWSSENVVAEYKDLQANCMAVDCVGHYGLLGGRRLLALVDLHKPSDAVKKFARNSKWEISAMRWNPHQSHGNLFVTASNQRADIFAWAEGQAGTKAGLKSHTRVISDLDWSPFDPNILATCSMDTFTFLWDIRDARRPHVSLQAVAGVSQVKWNKVNTNLLATTHDGDIRIWDPRKGTSPVQYIAAHLSKIHGLDWSPGNEFTLATSSQDCTVKFWDVTSPRKATSMLSSSAPVWRARFTPFGQGMVTVVVPQLRRGENSLLLWNKNDLLQPVHTFVGHTDVVLEFEWRKQVGVDGGDYQLVTWSKDQSLRIWRIDPHLQKLCGPDSNDELLLDNVDDMEEIDGTNIQSVIGIADGERLSPDDLSPLQSTPPSKQIPSMTEQISPHQPKTLHQEFSLVNINIPNVTVDEMDAFKRTCTVSVVSSKHLVKLIMSFPVTYPNNAAPTFQIAQPTTIDQNNQTKLLKVLKDTSLQHVKRNRSCLEPCLRQLVSCLGNITLEERVTPDSDTPYNLQQPVIQQPTFLPLYSYGSFQDSSIPFPRTSGARFCGAGHLVTFTRSSDLKKSTTEITPKSLSALSAYTQSHYNVRTPQQSQPFNLIFNMPRSPPNNDGVSISNFYNYKGKQRLRPKKSLNKESSEHSSRSKKSSSSKMCRVMIYDASVLLPIHKYLAENYVLNPSNVQETCTKNASVAASIGRKDLAQMWSLAALSASPMLSSSPNPDAGPPWAYMPFGRNLIKSWLDHYSIMHDVQTLAMICCVFGAKDGKPKQISTTSSPDRSQFTDSGSDYSTIL from the exons GGCAGTAGACTGTGTTGGCCACTATGGACTTCTTGGAGG GAGAAGATTGTTGGCGTTGGTTGACCTTCACAAGCCATCCGATGCAGTCAAGAAATTTGCACGGAACAGCAAATGGGAGATCAGTGCTATGCGCTGGAATCCACATCAGTCGCATGGAAATCTTTTTGTAACCGCT TCCAATCAAAGAGCAGATATATTTGCCTGGGCTGAAGGCCAGGCTGGTACAAAAGCTGGTTTAAAATCTCACACTAGAGTTATAAG TGATTTGGATTGGTCACCGTTTGATCCAAATATTCTTGCCACATGTTCAATGGACACATTCACCTTTCTGTGGGATATCAG GGATGCTCGACGACCTCATGTATCATTACAAGCTGTAG CTGGAGTCTCGCAGGTTAAATGGAATAAAGTGAATACCAATCTGCTGGCTACAACACATGATGGTGACATCAGAATATGGGATCCTAGG AAAGGTACTTCTCCAGTGCAATATATCGCAGCCCACTTGTCAAAAATACATGGCTTAGATTGGTCACCGGGGAATGAATTTACGTTAGCAACTTCTAGTCAAGATTGTACAGTCAAG TTTTGGGATGTTACAAGTCCTCGTAAGGCAACTAGTATGCTATCATCAAGCGCACCTGTATGGAGGGCTAGATTCACA CCATTCGGTCAGGGTATGGTGACTGTTGTCGTGCCACAACTTCGTCGCGGTGAAAACAGTTTACTGCTTTGGAACAAAAATGACCTACTTCAACCTGTTCATACATTTGTTGGCCATACAGACGTGGTTTTAGAATTCGAGTGGAGGAAACAAGTTGGAG TTGATGGTGGTGATTATCAGCTTGTAACGTGGTCGAAAGATCAAAGTCTACGTATTTGGAGGATTGATCCACATCTGCAGAAA TTATGCGGTCCAGATTCAAACGATGAACTACTGTTGGATAATGTGGACGATATGGAAGAAATTGATGGAACAAACATTCAGTCAGTCATAGGAATAGCCGATGGCGAGAGATTGAGTCCAGATGATCTCAGTCCGTTACAATCAACTCCTCCATCAAAACAGATTCCGTCGATGACTGAGCAAATTTCACCGCATCAACCAAAAACTTTACACCAAGAATTCTCCCTTGTTAACATAAACATTCCAAATGTCACTGTTGATGAG ATGGATGCGTTTAAAAGGACATGTACTGTGTCAGTGGTTAGCAGTAAACATTTGGTGAAACTAATCATGTCGTTTCCCGTGACATATCCGAACAACGCTGCACCGACATTCCAGATTGCGCAGCCTACAACTATcgaccaaaataatcaaacaaAACTGCTTAAGGTGCTTAAAGATACATCGCTTCAACACGTGAAGAGAAATCGATCGTGTTTGGAACCGTGTCTACGTCAGCTTGTCTCTTGTCTCGGGAATATTACG TTGGAAGAACGTGTAACGCCCGACTCGGATACACCGTATAACTTACAACAACCTGTTATTCAACAACCCACATTTCTACCTCTGTATTCTTACGGAAGTTTTCAAGATTCTTCAATTCCATTTCCTCGAACGTCTGGCGCTCGTTTTTGTGGGGCTG GTCATCTCGTAACGTTTACTAGAAGCTCTGATCTGAAGAAAAGTACAACAGAAATAACACCTAA ATCATTGTCTGCTCTATCGGCTTACACACAAAGCCATTACAATGTGCGGACACCTCAACAGTCTCAACCATTCAATCTTATCTTCAATATGCCTCGCAGTCCTCCGAATAATGACGGCGTATCAATCAGTAATTTCTACAATTACAAAGGG aaacaAAGACTTCGTCCAAAAAAATCACTGAACAAGGAGTCGAGTGAACACAGTTCACGTTCAAAGAAATCCTCTTCGTCTAAAATGTGTCGAGTGATGATTTACGACGCTAGTGTTTTATTGCCGATTCATAAATACCTAGCTGAAAATTATGT GCTGAATCCGAGTAACGTACAAGAAACTTGTACTAAGAATGCCAGCGTAGCTGCATCTATTGGACGTAAGGACTTAGCTCAAATGTGGTCGTTGGCAGCTTTATCAGCTAGTCCAATGTTATCGTCAAGTCCCAATCCTGATGCAGGTCCGCCATGGGCTTATATGCCATTTGGAAGGAACCTTATCAAATCATG gTTAGATCATTACAGTATAATGCATGATGTGCAGACATTAGCTATGATCTGTTGTGTATTCGGAGCAAAGGACGGCAAACCGAAACAAATAAGCACTACTTCATCTCCTGATAGATCACAGTTTACGGACAGTGGAAGTGATTATAGCACG ATATTGTGA
- the LOC141901591 gene encoding GATOR2 complex protein WDR59-like isoform X2 translates to MAVRWSSENVVAEYKDLQANCMAVDCVGHYGLLGGRRLLALVDLHKPSDAVKKFARNSKWEISAMRWNPHQSHGNLFVTASNQRADIFAWAEGQAGTKAGLKSHTRVISDLDWSPFDPNILATCSMDTFTFLWDIRDARRPHVSLQAVAGVSQVKWNKVNTNLLATTHDGDIRIWDPRKGTSPVQYIAAHLSKIHGLDWSPGNEFTLATSSQDCTVKFWDVTSPRKATSMLSSSAPVWRARFTPFGQGMVTVVVPQLRRGENSLLLWNKNDLLQPVHTFVGHTDVVLEFEWRKQVGVDGGDYQLVTWSKDQSLRIWRIDPHLQKLCGPDSNDELLLDNVDDMEEIDGTNIQSVIGIADGERLSPDDLSPLQSTPPSKQIPSMTEQISPHQPKTLHQEFSLVNINIPNVTVDEMDAFKRTCTVSVVSSKHLVKLIMSFPVTYPNNAAPTFQIAQPTTIDQNNQTKLLKVLKDTSLQHVKRNRSCLEPCLRQLVSCLGNITLEERVTPDSDTPYNLQQPVIQQPTFLPLYSYGSFQDSSIPFPRTSGARFCGAGHLVTFTRSSDLKKSTTEITPKSLSALSAYTQSHYNVRTPQQSQPFNLIFNMPRSPPNNDGVSISNFYNYKGKQRLRPKKSLNKESSEHSSRSKKSSSSKMCRVMIYDASVLLPIHKYLAENYVLNPSNVQETCTKNASVAASIGRKDLAQMWSLAALSASPMLSSSPNPDAGPPWAYMPFGRNLIKSWLDHYSIMHDVQTLAMICCVFGAKDGKPKQISTTSSPDRSQFTDSGSDYSTYSQYHTIHPGDTGLRELLLSGIKLKRSNSWSDSFEDYKFSEVRDPADIEREKHEENMKFLDSSVICQYDQFKIAYARILYLWGLHNKVAEVLKYVSTPPPGHKGIEFVTLCQICHKESRGVQCGHCKNYAFQCSICHIAIKGASNFCLACGHGGHAEHMKDWFIKHTICPTGCGCNCLKDNPMVGI, encoded by the exons GGCAGTAGACTGTGTTGGCCACTATGGACTTCTTGGAGG GAGAAGATTGTTGGCGTTGGTTGACCTTCACAAGCCATCCGATGCAGTCAAGAAATTTGCACGGAACAGCAAATGGGAGATCAGTGCTATGCGCTGGAATCCACATCAGTCGCATGGAAATCTTTTTGTAACCGCT TCCAATCAAAGAGCAGATATATTTGCCTGGGCTGAAGGCCAGGCTGGTACAAAAGCTGGTTTAAAATCTCACACTAGAGTTATAAG TGATTTGGATTGGTCACCGTTTGATCCAAATATTCTTGCCACATGTTCAATGGACACATTCACCTTTCTGTGGGATATCAG GGATGCTCGACGACCTCATGTATCATTACAAGCTGTAG CTGGAGTCTCGCAGGTTAAATGGAATAAAGTGAATACCAATCTGCTGGCTACAACACATGATGGTGACATCAGAATATGGGATCCTAGG AAAGGTACTTCTCCAGTGCAATATATCGCAGCCCACTTGTCAAAAATACATGGCTTAGATTGGTCACCGGGGAATGAATTTACGTTAGCAACTTCTAGTCAAGATTGTACAGTCAAG TTTTGGGATGTTACAAGTCCTCGTAAGGCAACTAGTATGCTATCATCAAGCGCACCTGTATGGAGGGCTAGATTCACA CCATTCGGTCAGGGTATGGTGACTGTTGTCGTGCCACAACTTCGTCGCGGTGAAAACAGTTTACTGCTTTGGAACAAAAATGACCTACTTCAACCTGTTCATACATTTGTTGGCCATACAGACGTGGTTTTAGAATTCGAGTGGAGGAAACAAGTTGGAG TTGATGGTGGTGATTATCAGCTTGTAACGTGGTCGAAAGATCAAAGTCTACGTATTTGGAGGATTGATCCACATCTGCAGAAA TTATGCGGTCCAGATTCAAACGATGAACTACTGTTGGATAATGTGGACGATATGGAAGAAATTGATGGAACAAACATTCAGTCAGTCATAGGAATAGCCGATGGCGAGAGATTGAGTCCAGATGATCTCAGTCCGTTACAATCAACTCCTCCATCAAAACAGATTCCGTCGATGACTGAGCAAATTTCACCGCATCAACCAAAAACTTTACACCAAGAATTCTCCCTTGTTAACATAAACATTCCAAATGTCACTGTTGATGAG ATGGATGCGTTTAAAAGGACATGTACTGTGTCAGTGGTTAGCAGTAAACATTTGGTGAAACTAATCATGTCGTTTCCCGTGACATATCCGAACAACGCTGCACCGACATTCCAGATTGCGCAGCCTACAACTATcgaccaaaataatcaaacaaAACTGCTTAAGGTGCTTAAAGATACATCGCTTCAACACGTGAAGAGAAATCGATCGTGTTTGGAACCGTGTCTACGTCAGCTTGTCTCTTGTCTCGGGAATATTACG TTGGAAGAACGTGTAACGCCCGACTCGGATACACCGTATAACTTACAACAACCTGTTATTCAACAACCCACATTTCTACCTCTGTATTCTTACGGAAGTTTTCAAGATTCTTCAATTCCATTTCCTCGAACGTCTGGCGCTCGTTTTTGTGGGGCTG GTCATCTCGTAACGTTTACTAGAAGCTCTGATCTGAAGAAAAGTACAACAGAAATAACACCTAA ATCATTGTCTGCTCTATCGGCTTACACACAAAGCCATTACAATGTGCGGACACCTCAACAGTCTCAACCATTCAATCTTATCTTCAATATGCCTCGCAGTCCTCCGAATAATGACGGCGTATCAATCAGTAATTTCTACAATTACAAAGGG aaacaAAGACTTCGTCCAAAAAAATCACTGAACAAGGAGTCGAGTGAACACAGTTCACGTTCAAAGAAATCCTCTTCGTCTAAAATGTGTCGAGTGATGATTTACGACGCTAGTGTTTTATTGCCGATTCATAAATACCTAGCTGAAAATTATGT GCTGAATCCGAGTAACGTACAAGAAACTTGTACTAAGAATGCCAGCGTAGCTGCATCTATTGGACGTAAGGACTTAGCTCAAATGTGGTCGTTGGCAGCTTTATCAGCTAGTCCAATGTTATCGTCAAGTCCCAATCCTGATGCAGGTCCGCCATGGGCTTATATGCCATTTGGAAGGAACCTTATCAAATCATG gTTAGATCATTACAGTATAATGCATGATGTGCAGACATTAGCTATGATCTGTTGTGTATTCGGAGCAAAGGACGGCAAACCGAAACAAATAAGCACTACTTCATCTCCTGATAGATCACAGTTTACGGACAGTGGAAGTGATTATAGCACG TATAGTCAATACCACACAATCCACCCTGGTGACACTGGACTACGAGAATTGTTACTGT CTGGAATCAAGTTGAAACGTTCAAATAGCTGGTCAGATTCATTCGAAGATTACAAGTTTTCCGAAGTTAGAGATCCTGCTGATATTGAACGAGAAAAACATGAAGAGAACATGAA ATTTCTAGACTCTTCGGTGATTTGTCAGTATGACCAGTTCAAGATTGCCTATGCACGCATTCTCTATCTGTGGGGCCTACATAACAAAGTCGCTGAAGTTTTGAAATATGTGTCTACACCCCCTCCTGGACATAAGGGGATTG AGTTTGTGACTTTGTGTCAGATTTGCCACAAAGAATCCCGAGGAGTTCAGTGTGGACATTGTAAGAATTATGCTTTTCAATGTTCCATTTGTCATATTGCAATCAAAG GCGCTTCAAATTTTTGCTTGGCGTGCGGACATGGTGGGCATGCGGAACACATGAAAGACTGGTTTATAAAACATACAATATGTCCAACTGGTTGTGGCTGTAATTGTCTCAAAGATAATCCGATGGTTGGAATTTGA
- the LOC141901591 gene encoding GATOR2 complex protein WDR59-like isoform X3 has product MAVRWSSENVVAEYKDLQANCMAVDCVGHYGLLGGRRLLALVDLHKPSDAVKKFARNSKWEISAMRWNPHQSHGNLFVTASNQRADIFAWAEGQAGTKAGLKSHTRVISDLDWSPFDPNILATCSMDTFTFLWDIRDARRPHVSLQAVAGVSQVKWNKVNTNLLATTHDGDIRIWDPRKGTSPVQYIAAHLSKIHGLDWSPGNEFTLATSSQDCTVKFWDVTSPRKATSMLSSSAPVWRARFTPFGQGMVTVVVPQLRRGENSLLLWNKNDLLQPVHTFVGHTDVVLEFEWRKQVGVDGGDYQLVTWSKDQSLRIWRIDPHLQKLCGPDSNDELLLDNVDDMEEIDGTNIQSVIGIADGERLSPDDLSPLQSTPPSKQIPSMTEQISPHQPKTLHQEFSLVNINIPNVTVDEMDAFKRTCTVSVVSSKHLVKLIMSFPVTYPNNAAPTFQIAQPTTIDQNNQTKLLKVLKDTSLQHVKRNRSCLEPCLRQLVSCLGNITLEERVTPDSDTPYNLQQPVIQQPTFLPLYSYGSFQDSSIPFPRTSGARFCGAGHLVTFTRSSDLKKSTTEITPKSLSALSAYTQSHYNVRTPQQSQPFNLIFNMPRSPPNNDGVSISNFYNYKGKQRLRPKKSLNKESSEHSSRSKKSSSSKMCRVMIYDASVLLPIHKYLAENYVLNPSNVQETCTKNASVAASIGRKDLAQMWSLAALSASPMLSSSPNPDAGPPWAYMPFGRNLIKSWLDHYSIMHDVQTLAMICCVFGAKDGKPKQISTTSSPDRSQFTDSGSDYSTIVSAEDEFASSFSHSWSFPGIKLKRSNSWSDSFEDYKFSEVRDPADIEREKHEENMKFLDSSVICQYDQFKIAYARILYLWGLHNKVAEVLKYVSTPPPGHKGIEFVTLCQICHKESRGVQCGHCKNYAFQCSICHIAIKGASNFCLACGHGGHAEHMKDWFIKHTICPTGCGCNCLKDNPMVGI; this is encoded by the exons GGCAGTAGACTGTGTTGGCCACTATGGACTTCTTGGAGG GAGAAGATTGTTGGCGTTGGTTGACCTTCACAAGCCATCCGATGCAGTCAAGAAATTTGCACGGAACAGCAAATGGGAGATCAGTGCTATGCGCTGGAATCCACATCAGTCGCATGGAAATCTTTTTGTAACCGCT TCCAATCAAAGAGCAGATATATTTGCCTGGGCTGAAGGCCAGGCTGGTACAAAAGCTGGTTTAAAATCTCACACTAGAGTTATAAG TGATTTGGATTGGTCACCGTTTGATCCAAATATTCTTGCCACATGTTCAATGGACACATTCACCTTTCTGTGGGATATCAG GGATGCTCGACGACCTCATGTATCATTACAAGCTGTAG CTGGAGTCTCGCAGGTTAAATGGAATAAAGTGAATACCAATCTGCTGGCTACAACACATGATGGTGACATCAGAATATGGGATCCTAGG AAAGGTACTTCTCCAGTGCAATATATCGCAGCCCACTTGTCAAAAATACATGGCTTAGATTGGTCACCGGGGAATGAATTTACGTTAGCAACTTCTAGTCAAGATTGTACAGTCAAG TTTTGGGATGTTACAAGTCCTCGTAAGGCAACTAGTATGCTATCATCAAGCGCACCTGTATGGAGGGCTAGATTCACA CCATTCGGTCAGGGTATGGTGACTGTTGTCGTGCCACAACTTCGTCGCGGTGAAAACAGTTTACTGCTTTGGAACAAAAATGACCTACTTCAACCTGTTCATACATTTGTTGGCCATACAGACGTGGTTTTAGAATTCGAGTGGAGGAAACAAGTTGGAG TTGATGGTGGTGATTATCAGCTTGTAACGTGGTCGAAAGATCAAAGTCTACGTATTTGGAGGATTGATCCACATCTGCAGAAA TTATGCGGTCCAGATTCAAACGATGAACTACTGTTGGATAATGTGGACGATATGGAAGAAATTGATGGAACAAACATTCAGTCAGTCATAGGAATAGCCGATGGCGAGAGATTGAGTCCAGATGATCTCAGTCCGTTACAATCAACTCCTCCATCAAAACAGATTCCGTCGATGACTGAGCAAATTTCACCGCATCAACCAAAAACTTTACACCAAGAATTCTCCCTTGTTAACATAAACATTCCAAATGTCACTGTTGATGAG ATGGATGCGTTTAAAAGGACATGTACTGTGTCAGTGGTTAGCAGTAAACATTTGGTGAAACTAATCATGTCGTTTCCCGTGACATATCCGAACAACGCTGCACCGACATTCCAGATTGCGCAGCCTACAACTATcgaccaaaataatcaaacaaAACTGCTTAAGGTGCTTAAAGATACATCGCTTCAACACGTGAAGAGAAATCGATCGTGTTTGGAACCGTGTCTACGTCAGCTTGTCTCTTGTCTCGGGAATATTACG TTGGAAGAACGTGTAACGCCCGACTCGGATACACCGTATAACTTACAACAACCTGTTATTCAACAACCCACATTTCTACCTCTGTATTCTTACGGAAGTTTTCAAGATTCTTCAATTCCATTTCCTCGAACGTCTGGCGCTCGTTTTTGTGGGGCTG GTCATCTCGTAACGTTTACTAGAAGCTCTGATCTGAAGAAAAGTACAACAGAAATAACACCTAA ATCATTGTCTGCTCTATCGGCTTACACACAAAGCCATTACAATGTGCGGACACCTCAACAGTCTCAACCATTCAATCTTATCTTCAATATGCCTCGCAGTCCTCCGAATAATGACGGCGTATCAATCAGTAATTTCTACAATTACAAAGGG aaacaAAGACTTCGTCCAAAAAAATCACTGAACAAGGAGTCGAGTGAACACAGTTCACGTTCAAAGAAATCCTCTTCGTCTAAAATGTGTCGAGTGATGATTTACGACGCTAGTGTTTTATTGCCGATTCATAAATACCTAGCTGAAAATTATGT GCTGAATCCGAGTAACGTACAAGAAACTTGTACTAAGAATGCCAGCGTAGCTGCATCTATTGGACGTAAGGACTTAGCTCAAATGTGGTCGTTGGCAGCTTTATCAGCTAGTCCAATGTTATCGTCAAGTCCCAATCCTGATGCAGGTCCGCCATGGGCTTATATGCCATTTGGAAGGAACCTTATCAAATCATG gTTAGATCATTACAGTATAATGCATGATGTGCAGACATTAGCTATGATCTGTTGTGTATTCGGAGCAAAGGACGGCAAACCGAAACAAATAAGCACTACTTCATCTCCTGATAGATCACAGTTTACGGACAGTGGAAGTGATTATAGCACG ATCGTATCTGCTGAAGACGAGTTTGCCAGTTCTTTTTCGCACAGCTGGAGTTTTC CTGGAATCAAGTTGAAACGTTCAAATAGCTGGTCAGATTCATTCGAAGATTACAAGTTTTCCGAAGTTAGAGATCCTGCTGATATTGAACGAGAAAAACATGAAGAGAACATGAA ATTTCTAGACTCTTCGGTGATTTGTCAGTATGACCAGTTCAAGATTGCCTATGCACGCATTCTCTATCTGTGGGGCCTACATAACAAAGTCGCTGAAGTTTTGAAATATGTGTCTACACCCCCTCCTGGACATAAGGGGATTG AGTTTGTGACTTTGTGTCAGATTTGCCACAAAGAATCCCGAGGAGTTCAGTGTGGACATTGTAAGAATTATGCTTTTCAATGTTCCATTTGTCATATTGCAATCAAAG GCGCTTCAAATTTTTGCTTGGCGTGCGGACATGGTGGGCATGCGGAACACATGAAAGACTGGTTTATAAAACATACAATATGTCCAACTGGTTGTGGCTGTAATTGTCTCAAAGATAATCCGATGGTTGGAATTTGA